In Acipenser ruthenus chromosome 25, fAciRut3.2 maternal haplotype, whole genome shotgun sequence, the sequence GCTGAAGATCATGAAAATAATAATGGGAACTTTGTTGGAACAATGTTTTGTAACAGAACAGACTAGAAGAGCCAAAGTTGCTTACCCATTCTCTACATATCGTCACGGTAATGTGCTAAAGGTAGATTTGTAAACTCTAAACTGGAATTAGGCTTCATCCAGATATAGAGTGCTGTCGGATTCCAGGGTCTCTCCACAAGGGCACACACTGATGATGCTAGGACAGTATCACACAAACCCTTTAATTATCATTCAGATCAAATGCAGGTTATATTCAGTACAGTATGAGTACAGTATGtggtgttgttattttgtttcaaTAGGGTGTCAAATAAATGTTGATGTTTCACGGATTTAGATCCAATTAGCGACATgcttatttttctattatttagGCCAATGAAACAAGAAGTACCAAAAGAATAAAAGCCAACAACAAAGACTGTGAAATATTGCTTATACaggtacatttgttttttttaatacgctTTAAAACTTGTGTTCATGAATACCGGCAGTATATTTAAGCTCTGCAGTTTCCCGATTGTCCAATATTACACTTTTAGCATGCTTTTATGACATTAAGATACTGTACCACCAGAAACATCATTTTCATGATGACAGTTTTAAATTTGAGAAAAGGTGGTGTTTATTTTCCACTGTATATGTTAGAATAGCATGCACACCTCTGTGGGGGTCTGTAATTCAAGTGATCTGAGCATCAAACACAAAATATCACAAAGTTCCTTTACGTTTCTCTCTATTTGTGGGTGCTGTGAAAACTCTGCATCCAGATGTTTTAATGTTAACCACTATGAAAACCCTGCTTGATAAGAATGGTGGTCATGTTAAGCAGCTAATAAATAACATCATATTGCTGTAAGACTTTTAGTGTTGTTGCCCCTTGTATTGGTGTCCTTACTATGGCCAAGCCCAGATTAATGTATTTTACTCCTCATCACTGAATAACCAAATCTGATCTGTGCTTCATTTAGATTGCACCTTATTTTCATGGGTGTCAGAGTGATTGCCATAGACACGCCAAATACATGGACTGCAAAATAGGTATGTTTTACCTATCAAAACCAGATTCTAATGTTATGTTGTTCCATGCCAGATGGGGCAAAAGTTAAACCTCCTAATCTTGGATAGCAACGACTTTTCAGAAgatatggttattattattatttatttcttagcagacgcccttatccagggcgacttacaattgttacaagatatcacattatttttacatacaattacccatttatacagttggatttttactggaacaatctaggtaaagtaccttgctcaagggtacaacagcagtgtcccccactggggattgaacccacaaccctccggtcaagagtccagagccctaaccactactccacactgctgccctggtggTAGCTATGTTGGGCTCAGGTGGATAAAACAGATTTCACTCATGTTTTGGACACGGCTGGCAAACTAGGTCTTTATTTATGAGTTAATGGCTTATGTTGCCCAGGAAATGGGGTTATTTTCTGTATAACAAAAGTCACATCATTTGGGTTctatttgtctgtattttaaaCTAATATTTTGCCTGGCAAAAGTTGCTCCAGGATACTATAATGGACAGCAATGCAATGCTTCTACACAGTGATGTCCTACAAGGCCCTTTCATAACTTCATATGAGACGTTCAGCCTAATGGGTGTGAGGGTGTAAAGGCATTCTTCCAAAGTGTTGTTCTTTTATTTGAGCATTGTTTGCGCTTTACAACTAAACAGATTCCTAATGCAGAAgtgcttttatttatattttagaaagTCCCACGGAAACCACACCAAAAAACCCTGACAAAAAAGGTAAGAGTGCAGTTTGAAGGTATTGTGTCCCTGTGAAAATCCTGTCATTTTGTTCAGCACAGACCCGTAACCCTTCTCCTCTGAGCATTCCTTTGAAACTATGAAACTTGACCAAATAAATGCTATGTAAAagaaatctttatttaaaaaaaatatatatatatatatatatatatatatatatatatatatatatatatatatatatatatatatatatatatatatatatatatatatatacatacatacactaaaATGAAAGACTTATTGGAAATTGAAATTCTACATTTAAATTATATGGCTGTGTGTGCAAACAACAGACCCTTGAAGATAAAGTAAgaaatattttctaaaaatatTGGTTTACTtattttcacccccccccccccccctttttttttaaaaccacataatGAATAATATCAAGGTGTTACTTTTCAGAATCACAGCTCCTCATCATTGCTGCTACATTGGTTTTTGCTATTCTTCTTGTGGTTTCAATCTATGCAATATGGAAATCAGGtaggtaatctttttttttatttcaaaagcatGTGGCTTTTATAAAACATACTTTAATCCTTTAAGTACAACATCTAGTGTCAAATCCAGTAACCCAGTGTTATCTGTTGGCATATTGTTCAGACgtgcagtttaaaaaacacatttgcaggGCTGATAAGCTATCAATTAATGAGTAACCATTTTATTTTCTAGGTAAAACCAGAAGATGTTTAGCAGATTCTGCCTCGAATAATTGCAGTGGTTCACCAGCTACAATACTTATAATTTATTCTCTGAAGAGCAGAATATTTCAAAAAGCTGTGGTGGCTTTTGCTGAATTCCTGCAATTGCACTGTCGGTGCAAGGTGATTATTGATATATGGCAAACGCAGAAGATTGCAGAAATGGGCCAAGTTCAGTGGCTAGCCACACAGAAAGAGACTGCTGATAAGATTGTTGTCATTTGCTCAAACTCAGCCAACAGCAAATGGAACAGCACCTCTAACCCTACAGCAGAAGACTACACAGTTTCCACTGCTCTGGAGGACATGTACAGTCTGACTCTGAACATGTTTAGCAGCGATCTGAAGTGCCCGGCAGCTCTGAACAAATACATGGTTGTATACTTTGATGAAATCTCCACTGGGAAAAACATCCCTCCCGCTTTCAATTTTTGCAAATCATATTCCCTTATGAAGGAGATTGGGAAAATCTGTAAAAGTATGCACGGTGCACCTGATCACAGATTCAGCCAAGACACAGACACGTTATGCTCAAAGTTTCCATGCAATAAGGAAAGTACACAGCAACTGAGAAACGCAATACTGGAATTAAAAGAATGGGAGAAGAGCATGCTGGTTTAAAAACAGAAGAGCTTGCACTTTTAGAATCTGTGACTGGGTCTTGAAAAAAACACAGAGTTTACTTTACTCAactgtttagttttttgtaaCTGA encodes:
- the LOC117412627 gene encoding interleukin-17 receptor B-like isoform X2 — encoded protein: MIRIENLRNYMSHSFQCKYTQTFLTQTNPWNKQWEFYFSGFNAEPETHYYVSAFNIPTANIEGDPPTKSQTFKTPDCENDNVKYHEHCVSEGSLWEPNISSFFTGDEVEVVFTTSKHSLKYAILLFSCKKPPEKLDNCEFLNMITAEFQANETRSTKRIKANNKDCEILLIQIAPYFHGCQSDCHRHAKYMDCKIESPTETTPKNPDKKESQLLIIAATLVFAILLVVSIYAIWKSGKTRRCLADSASNNCSGSPATILIIYSLKSRIFQKAVVAFAEFLQLHCRCKVIIDIWQTQKIAEMGQVQWLATQKETADKIVVICSNSANSKWNSTSNPTAEDYTVSTALEDMYSLTLNMFSSDLKCPAALNKYMVVYFDEISTGKNIPPAFNFCKSYSLMKEIGKICKSMHGAPDHRFSQDTDTLCSKFPCNKESTQQLRNAILELKEWEKSMLV
- the LOC117412627 gene encoding interleukin-17 receptor B-like isoform X1; amino-acid sequence: MKYQHYNARTFFLIFLSGWGPVVCDTQVLEQDIICEEHDAYIPPTEWTIKNNFTPSDLQSLKVKLGVSSEQSPTLNISWTISADGSIANLKATMIRIENLRNYMSHSFQCKYTQTFLTQTNPWNKQWEFYFSGFNAEPETHYYVSAFNIPTANIEGDPPTKSQTFKTPDCENDNVKYHEHCVSEGSLWEPNISSFFTGDEVEVVFTTSKHSLKYAILLFSCKKPPEKLDNCEFLNMITAEFQANETRSTKRIKANNKDCEILLIQIAPYFHGCQSDCHRHAKYMDCKIESPTETTPKNPDKKESQLLIIAATLVFAILLVVSIYAIWKSGKTRRCLADSASNNCSGSPATILIIYSLKSRIFQKAVVAFAEFLQLHCRCKVIIDIWQTQKIAEMGQVQWLATQKETADKIVVICSNSANSKWNSTSNPTAEDYTVSTALEDMYSLTLNMFSSDLKCPAALNKYMVVYFDEISTGKNIPPAFNFCKSYSLMKEIGKICKSMHGAPDHRFSQDTDTLCSKFPCNKESTQQLRNAILELKEWEKSMLV